A portion of the Adhaeribacter radiodurans genome contains these proteins:
- a CDS encoding alpha/beta hydrolase gives MKPLIFMFLAIALWAQTFLAFGQKATKQENVVYGVISGMSLLMDVYQPGKSNHLGVVFIPGNGWGFFDQRIYNKGALKEAVQDTAYYGKWVKSLVQKGYTVFIINHRFAPQFHAPDILADCQRAVRYIRYNAKKFGIDAHHIGAMGHSSGANLSSMLGVTDVFIDKAENPIDSISSKVQAVVTMAAPFILSDINRKEDTMLTRNMALRMFLNYVGELPEESKNEFVSSGRYAQASPITYVTKEDAATLIYYSDDDFIIPRRQAPRMYQVLKEKGVPTKMVLTHKERHWPKPNMEEVDKWFKQYLR, from the coding sequence ATGAAACCATTAATTTTTATGTTTTTAGCTATTGCCTTATGGGCGCAGACATTCCTTGCTTTTGGTCAGAAAGCCACCAAACAGGAAAATGTAGTGTATGGTGTGATATCCGGGATGAGTTTGCTAATGGATGTTTATCAGCCAGGCAAGAGTAATCACTTGGGGGTAGTTTTTATTCCAGGAAATGGCTGGGGATTTTTTGATCAAAGAATCTATAATAAAGGAGCTTTAAAGGAGGCCGTCCAAGATACGGCTTATTACGGCAAGTGGGTGAAATCACTGGTACAAAAAGGGTATACGGTTTTTATAATTAACCATCGTTTTGCACCGCAGTTTCACGCTCCAGATATCTTAGCTGATTGCCAAAGGGCCGTCCGGTATATTCGATATAACGCCAAGAAATTTGGCATTGATGCGCATCATATCGGGGCGATGGGACATTCTTCAGGTGCCAATCTATCTTCCATGCTAGGCGTTACGGATGTCTTCATTGATAAAGCTGAAAATCCCATCGACAGCATTAGCTCCAAAGTACAGGCAGTAGTAACGATGGCCGCTCCTTTTATCTTATCTGATATAAACCGGAAGGAGGACACAATGCTGACCCGAAACATGGCCTTGAGAATGTTTCTTAATTATGTTGGGGAACTTCCAGAAGAGAGCAAAAATGAGTTTGTCTCATCGGGAAGGTATGCGCAGGCTTCGCCTATCACATACGTAACCAAAGAAGATGCCGCTACCCTGATCTACTACTCCGATGATGACTTTATCATTCCTCGCCGGCAAGCTCCTAGGATGTATCAAGTTTTAAAAGAAAAGGGAGTACCGACTAAAATGGTACTAACCCACAAAGAACGCCATTGGCCTAAACCTAATATGGAGGAAGTAGATAAATGGTTCAAGCAATACTTGAGATAA
- a CDS encoding recombinase family protein produces the protein MKIGYARVSTQDQKLELQLDALTKQGCELVFQEKKSGKNKERPELEKLLGQIRSGDTVVVWKLDRLGRSLRDLIDLVAEFQKRGIDFVSLQDGINTATSTGRFTFNIFASLAEFEREIIKERTKAGLVAARARGRAGGRPAGLTPEAQEKAKSAKVLLESGKRPEEIAKILGFSRATCYRYLEYASTF, from the coding sequence ATGAAAATAGGCTACGCCCGGGTCAGCACCCAGGACCAAAAATTAGAACTACAGTTAGACGCTTTGACTAAACAAGGTTGTGAGCTCGTCTTTCAGGAAAAAAAGTCGGGGAAAAACAAAGAACGGCCGGAGTTGGAGAAATTGCTGGGACAAATCCGCTCTGGTGATACAGTGGTGGTATGGAAGCTGGACCGGCTGGGTAGATCCTTGCGGGATTTAATTGACCTGGTAGCGGAGTTTCAAAAAAGGGGAATTGACTTCGTGAGTTTACAAGATGGCATCAACACGGCTACTTCCACCGGTCGCTTTACCTTTAACATCTTTGCTTCCCTAGCTGAGTTTGAGCGGGAGATAATTAAAGAACGAACCAAAGCTGGCTTAGTAGCGGCTAGAGCTCGGGGTAGGGCAGGAGGGAGGCCTGCTGGTTTAACTCCCGAAGCTCAAGAAAAAGCAAAGTCCGCGAAAGTGCTATTGGAATCGGGTAAAAGGCCGGAGGAAATAGCCAAAATTTTGGGCTTCTCCCGCGCGACTTGTTATCGGTACTTAGAATATGCATCTACCTTTTAA